The Manduca sexta isolate Smith_Timp_Sample1 chromosome 20, JHU_Msex_v1.0, whole genome shotgun sequence DNA segment CTTCTTAActcgttttataaaataatccaaACAATAATGTAGATAGGAAATTTTTGACACGGCTTAGTAGAAAAAATCGCAgcaaataatgtatattatagttattatacaaTGGCTGTCTTATCTAGAGCGATCTCTTCTAGACAAcctaatagaaataaattcaacaaaaaagttttatatacctATGCAAACAATTTTTCCTCGAAAGATAACAAAATCTAGGCATCTTAGATTTAAAcaaagatattgaaataaaattactttacagattttttgtgattatttgtttactttttactcCGGACTtgcgaagactgcagccttcatggcaaTGTGTCCGCCCTTTAAGGttatttcgtcatattaaattttaaaggccgaaatatccatgcatattaattatttttacgtttttctttcaactgcgagaacgaatcactaactagacgtgaatttaaattctttacttgtccatacttgtttagttacccagattaaaggtgaaacaaaatgtatgaaaatggaccttaagctataaccttaattacTCTGTAAAGCCTTTAAACGTCGGaagtaaacattaaacaaataatcGCGTAAAAATACGTAAACTAGCTTTATCTCGACCCTAACTtgtacataaacataaaaaattaggCACTAgacgattaaaataaaatttatttacctgagtatatcaataacaaaagacatttcaaaattaatttaggtCTACAAAAAGAAGCTAATATAAGGCTTATGAAAGCAACAATTCTGCAAAGGCTTTGGTCTATAATGAGTGCGAATAAAAATAAGATCCCCATTGAGTCATGCCTTCTTCTGTTACCGATCGATGTTTTAGTTTTAAGCTATGAACtctaaatatgtttatttaaaacccTGCTAGTGTaccaataaatacaattaagttgGCATAGATTTGAAATCGAATGTCCCAGGGTTACGAGCGCAGTGTTATTCACGCAGTGCTTCATTCAAAGGAGTGGTGTTGCTTTTGTGTATAGTAgcttgtaatttgtaaaaacatATTCCACAGTTCTAAATATCCTTTTTTTTTCAGGACCACGTCGCCCCCCGGTGAGCCGTTGGTGCGCGTTCCAGTGGGAAAACCAAGATGTCCGCCCGCCATCTCCAGACTAAGGCTGGAGAAAGTGGAAGGCGGTCTGGCAGTCGCCGGCGTAGTCGTCGCTGCAAACTGCCAAATCGTCCTGCCCATATTCGGGTTCTTGTTCATGCTAGTTGGCTGCGTACTCACAGGTAAACATATTTAACTGTTATTGGCATGGCGGGAgcatagacatttttttatttctattcgaaatttaaatacatcGATATTCAGGTAATGTGTTTGATGTAAACACCAatgcaaaaattaaacatgttatTGAAATGGgtataggaaataaaaaaaatggaaaaatatttttaccattttgtCAATagcgattatttttaataattctaaaaacGTCTTTATAAAAGCAACGGATATAtctctattgtttattaaatttaatggcCATAGACAAACCCGCTGTCCCAATTCGGATAAGACTGTCTATTTATATGCTGCTCTGGCCTAGCGAGTTAATTTATAGCCACCCGATGAGTTTATCGTATAAATAGCATAAATACACTCTTATAATAAATTGGCCAGAGGCCACTAATCCCTAAAACCCGCCCGTAGTAAGTTACTGCTTAAAAACTACACTACTACGTTAAGATTCTGACGTTGAAATGCGCATTCACCCTACCAGTGAGGTATAATAGATGAATATTCTTCGtaagattacaaaaatatatgaaaataatcattcaaccataatacatatttcctttttttttattagaaaaacatAAACAAGATAAGTCAAGTCATCTCATATCTACTTATTCCCGCCTTTTATGACCACATAACACTAGAGCAGGCATATGAGCTAAGAAATAATAGAAAATGAGGTTTATGAACTTACGTAAAACGATTTATTGCACTCTCATAAAAAACCCAACACGCATCaggaaaattttattagtaaattttgtaTAAGAAACCAATTCATAGACAACTACTGCCTTTACTTTCTTCTATCGTGTCTTAAGTCCATTAACGCTAATTGTAAGAATCAGCCCAAGACAAAACCTCTATATTCACAAAACTCTTTTTTAACATCACAACAATCCTTTCCAGTGGCATCATACCGCGGTTGCGGTGAGAATGAAGAACCTGACCATTATGCGGCGCGGATCGCGTTTACAGGCAACTCGAGGGTCCTTGGGCCGGTGTGCATCGTCGCCGGCGCGCTTATGACTATTGCTGGTAAGTTTCCTTACATAATCTGAAGTGGTCGGGGTGGGTTATGGTTAGTTCCGTGAGACCAGGATGAAGTACAGTGTGATATTGCATCTTATACAGCCATATCCGAAAAGAAAATGACTACTAGTATTTTCCTTACTAGtagtaattttcttttcaggCAGTTGAATGATAAGATTAGCACGCTCTGCTCCCTTAGTGGCAACCAATATTTTCCATAAACATGAGTATACCACCCAAACTTCCTCGGTTATTTTACTGCTTAAAATGTTAATagtaaatagtataataaatatttacttattttcgAGTGAAGGAAACAGTATAATCCAGTTGATACCCAAAATGTTTTGTTGCAGGCATCGTATTGTGCATATTAATGCGCGCGGCTCAACGTCGACAACGCAGACTCGCATTCCATTGTCCTATTCACGGGGACTTTTATCCACTTAGCCCGCAGAACACCAGGAAGTATTCACGTAAGTTTAAATCGCATTTTTAATGAAGAATTTAAATACAACATTCTTACAATTGTTTATGTGTTTAGTGGTacatgtttacaatatttagaTGAGAAGTACTACTATGAGTCACTGAGAGGAAAAGggcaatttattaaatttttctaacagaaaaaaaattgtagttgagtcacctgatggtaagtgacatcACCGTCCATAAACAACTGTGATTAGGattttatgctcagtatcagctcggaatcTAAAATCATGCCCAGTAAATGGGAACAATTAGGCTCATTTCCAAACACTTGGGATCAAACGTAATTAACGAAATGTAAGTGTTACACctgtctacccctgaaaaggcgTGATGATATGATCTGTTCTGCTTGCAGGCAGCCCATCCGGCCTGTGGCGCTGGCTGCGCAGTTGGTTGGGGCTGGTGGAGGAGGGCGAGGCGCCGCGCTGCCCGCGCTCCGTGGAGCCCGCCTCGCCCGCGCGCGCCGACGCGCCGTGCCCGCCGCCCTTACCCTTCCTCGTGCCATCTGATTCTGTTGTGTAAGTAACTTTTGTCACCTGATTCTTgacgataaataaatatgggATGACGGCCAAAACATGGCCTACCTATGGATACCACATAACAGGCTTAACCAGGCGCCTAAGGCCTTACGTGGTGCCTTGAACCTCTATTTATCATCTcctattcaaaacattttaaaacggAAGATTTTTGCTCCGTCCAGGGCCCCGCATCTGTGATTTCTTTTGCTTCGCCCGAGGCAccgaattgttttttttttttttgctttggcCCGAGGTCTCGCATCAGTTAAGGCCGCCACTGATAAAAACACcaaaactttgaatttcaaatcacTACGTGGTAATGCAATGTGATCGTTGCTCTAAAACATTACATGTTAAAAGCTAAATGTAATTACATTGGttacttattttgttattttatccaTAGTTTTTCCtaacaacaataacaatttgtaacaatataaaattagattCGTGGAACAATGTTATTCTAGTAGATTACATTACAAGGAAAACAACAAACCATTACCTACGTTCTattcaaagtattatttttttttattattacagagGAATGGCGTCTGTGTTAGGAGCGCCACTTAGTCCAGAGCAAACTTTTGGGTCCATCAAATCTCTCGCTATATCTAGAGAAGTAGCCAGCTTCCCGTTATCGCGTTCGCCAACTCCACCGCCGTTGAGGTAAATGACTATTCACTATGCATTGATAtatgttatgtgtatatttttaaggaaatatTACTATGCCGCCTGATAGTAAATAAATACCACTGATTAAAAAgacttacaatatttaaaaatcaagtgGTTTGTATGACTTAACCAAGAATATGCAGACCTCACTATCTAAAGCGTGACTCTACCACTAACCCGGAGACTTATAGAGCCACTATAGAACCATAaacttaagtaataatatatggtaattaaatattgaattttctgCCAAATTGAGTATAATACCTTTACAAATCATTACCTACTACGGTATATTTGTGACTTATCAACTCTACTTTCGACTCAATAATATGtgaatacattacaataaatatttctatttcctAATAATGtactttttcttttatagttgTCCTCCGTTCAAGGAAGAATCGAAATGTCTCGAAGATAGCATCCCGAATGCAGTTATAATGCGTCCAGACTTCGACTGCGGATCACCGACGTGCAATTATCGAGTTGTTGAATGCAAACTGACTACCACAGATGAGATTAACCGTGCGTCCCTCAACTACAGTGTAAATAAGAACGCGGACAGTGAACAAACTCGACCTACCACCGTTTCTATACCAATACCCGACGAGGGGAAAGGTTAAGGCATTCCTGACGTGTGCGTTTTTAGataattcttgtttttaaaACGTTCAAAGTGGGCAGTTGGATTATCCGAATATTTGGCGTAAATTCGACGAAATAAACtatgaaatgtaaatattttttgtcccaAACACATCGCAATAACATAACGCTTGTTAAGTTTTATTCTGCTCAATCTACACTCGTCTTCCACCAACGCTCACTTTTTCGAACACCTTTGTATTGA contains these protein-coding regions:
- the LOC115447615 gene encoding uncharacterized protein LOC115447615 isoform X1, which gives rise to MHLRALLSLERTAAGMKGQPVWTTSPPGEPLVRVPVGKPRCPPAISRLRLEKVEGGLAVAGVVVAANCQIVLPIFGFLFMLVGCVLTVASYRGCGENEEPDHYAARIAFTGNSRVLGPVCIVAGALMTIAGIVLCILMRAAQRRQRRLAFHCPIHGDFYPLSPQNTRKYSRSPSGLWRWLRSWLGLVEEGEAPRCPRSVEPASPARADAPCPPPLPFLVPSDSVVGMASVLGAPLSPEQTFGSIKSLAISREVASFPLSRSPTPPPLSCPPFKEESKCLEDSIPNAVIMRPDFDCGSPTCNYRVVECKLTTTDEINRASLNYSVNKNADSEQTRPTTVSIPIPDEGKG
- the LOC115447615 gene encoding uncharacterized protein LOC115447615 isoform X2 — its product is MTGEISCSNKWTTSPPGEPLVRVPVGKPRCPPAISRLRLEKVEGGLAVAGVVVAANCQIVLPIFGFLFMLVGCVLTVASYRGCGENEEPDHYAARIAFTGNSRVLGPVCIVAGALMTIAGIVLCILMRAAQRRQRRLAFHCPIHGDFYPLSPQNTRKYSRSPSGLWRWLRSWLGLVEEGEAPRCPRSVEPASPARADAPCPPPLPFLVPSDSVVGMASVLGAPLSPEQTFGSIKSLAISREVASFPLSRSPTPPPLSCPPFKEESKCLEDSIPNAVIMRPDFDCGSPTCNYRVVECKLTTTDEINRASLNYSVNKNADSEQTRPTTVSIPIPDEGKG